One stretch of Zingiber officinale cultivar Zhangliang chromosome 6B, Zo_v1.1, whole genome shotgun sequence DNA includes these proteins:
- the LOC121990024 gene encoding auxin-responsive protein SAUR76-like has protein sequence MAKSGNGKLSKLRCIIKRWNSCSRLTPAAPSLGGGTSSSFESPAAAAAAAATWRSASFSGGDEVPAGLHPVYVGKSHRRYLVSEELLIHPLFRVLADRSGGTGGTVVGCEVVLFEHLLWMLENADPKPSLDELVEFYAGD, from the coding sequence AGAGCGGCAACGGGAAGCTGAGCAAGCTCAGGTGCATCATCAAGCGGTGGAATTCCTGCAGCCGCCTCACCCCCGCCGCGCCCTCCTTAGGCGGAGGCACCTCCTCGAGCTTCGAGtcaccggcggcggcggcggcggcggcggcgacgtgGCGCTCTGCCTCGTTCAGCGGCGGCGACGAGGTCCCTGCCGGACTCCACCCTGTCTACGTAGGGAAGTCCCACCGCCGGTACCTCGTCAGCGAGGAGCTCCTTATCCACCCACTCTTCCGAGTCCTCGCCGACCGCTCCGGCGGCACCGGCGGCACCGTGGTGGGCTGCGAGGTGGTGCTGTTCGAACACCTTCTGTGGATGCTGGAGAACGCAGATCCGAAGCCATCTCTGGATGAGTTGGTCGAATTCTACGCCGGCGACTAG